A portion of the Paenibacillus marchantiae genome contains these proteins:
- a CDS encoding bifunctional glycosyltransferase family 2/GtrA family protein yields the protein MTILIPSYEPDVRLLNLVLQLQTFQLGPIVIVDDGSGPGYRGIFETAEAYGCTVLTHTVNLGKGRALKTGFQYIKEHGPQGGIVCADSDGQHLPHDIKRIFDVILEQTNPGIVLGSRRFSGTIPARSRFGNTVTRGVFSLTTGTKVYDTQTGLRGFPYSMLDWLCQIPGERFEYEMNMLLTAHKEGYEITEEFIDTVYLDHNKSSHFRPLVDSFRIYMPILMFSTSSVLSALIDFGLLFVIQYFTHNLFLSVVAARLCSSIFNYTINRKYVFSAGKTSRVRQSLPKYFSLVILVLLLNYGLLYFYNEKLIIPLIAAKLLTEVSIFVFSYWAQRRFVY from the coding sequence ATGACCATATTAATTCCATCATACGAACCGGATGTTCGTTTATTGAATCTCGTGTTGCAGTTGCAGACGTTTCAGTTAGGACCCATTGTCATTGTAGATGATGGTAGCGGACCAGGTTACAGGGGGATTTTCGAGACGGCAGAAGCCTATGGGTGTACAGTCCTGACACATACAGTTAATCTGGGCAAGGGACGTGCACTCAAGACAGGATTTCAATATATTAAGGAACATGGCCCACAGGGCGGTATTGTGTGCGCAGACAGTGACGGACAGCATCTACCGCATGATATCAAACGTATCTTTGATGTAATATTGGAGCAAACGAATCCGGGGATTGTACTGGGTAGCCGTCGGTTCAGTGGAACCATTCCAGCGCGCAGTCGTTTTGGCAACACGGTCACACGAGGTGTCTTTTCTCTCACGACAGGTACGAAAGTATACGATACACAGACAGGCCTGCGAGGTTTTCCGTACTCGATGCTGGACTGGCTGTGCCAGATACCGGGGGAAAGATTTGAATATGAAATGAACATGCTGCTAACAGCACATAAAGAAGGGTATGAGATTACAGAGGAGTTTATTGATACGGTCTATCTGGATCATAACAAATCTTCTCATTTTCGCCCATTGGTAGATTCATTCCGCATTTATATGCCGATTCTGATGTTCAGTACGTCTTCGGTGTTATCGGCCTTGATCGATTTTGGCTTACTGTTCGTGATCCAGTACTTCACGCATAATCTGTTCCTATCGGTCGTTGCAGCGAGACTGTGCAGCTCCATCTTCAACTATACGATCAATCGGAAATATGTATTTTCAGCTGGGAAAACGTCCAGAGTCCGTCAGTCTTTACCGAAGTACTTCTCACTGGTCATTCTGGTGCTGTTATTAAATTACGGATTGTTGTACTTCTACAATGAAAAATTGATTATCCCGCTGATTGCAGCCAAGCTGTTAACAGAGGTATCGATCTTTGTGTTCAGCTATTGGGCGCAGCGCAGATTTGTATATTAA
- a CDS encoding PTS transporter subunit EIIC, translated as MLKALQKLGKSLMLPVATLPAAGILQGLGLLNYEKDIPLGPVIGGFLNQYVVPFMNEGAGAIFGNLALIFAIGVAIGLAGDAVAALSALIAYMVLIRILGAVPGVFGYIPDDVKLDTGVLGGIFAGLLAAYMYNKYHNIKLPDWLGFFSGKRFVPMVTAGSMLVLAILIGMIWSPIQDAIGAFGAWIVGFGGFGSMVFMIANRLLIPLGLHHVLNSIAWFQIGDYTNAAGEVVHGDLTRFFNGDPTAGMFMSGFFPIMMFALPAAALALIHTARPEKRKMVASIFIGAAVASFLTGITEPLEFSFMFAAPLLYVVHAILTGVAALIMYLLDVKLGFAFSAGLIDYLVNMKLSTNPLLMIPVGLAFAVVYYFLFRFMILKFNLKTPGREDDAYDADGHTHASAVAAASGDTKAGKVLAEIGGTDNIESIDACITRLRLVVKDDKAVNDQALKQLGASGIMRLGGGAVQVIFGTQSEILKDEIKKLM; from the coding sequence ATGCTGAAAGCATTGCAAAAGCTAGGGAAATCCCTGATGCTTCCTGTAGCAACCCTGCCTGCAGCAGGTATTCTTCAAGGCTTGGGTCTTCTTAATTATGAAAAGGACATTCCGCTTGGACCCGTGATAGGGGGATTTCTCAATCAGTATGTAGTTCCATTCATGAATGAGGGAGCGGGGGCGATCTTTGGCAACCTTGCGCTCATCTTCGCCATCGGGGTGGCAATCGGACTTGCGGGGGATGCGGTCGCCGCTCTTTCCGCCCTGATCGCTTATATGGTGCTGATACGGATTCTGGGAGCCGTTCCAGGTGTATTCGGTTATATTCCTGACGATGTCAAGCTGGATACGGGCGTTTTGGGCGGGATATTTGCCGGACTGCTTGCAGCCTATATGTATAATAAATACCACAATATCAAGCTTCCTGACTGGCTCGGCTTCTTCTCCGGCAAACGCTTTGTGCCGATGGTCACCGCCGGCTCCATGCTGGTGTTGGCCATCCTGATCGGCATGATCTGGAGCCCGATTCAGGATGCCATCGGCGCTTTCGGCGCCTGGATTGTAGGCTTTGGCGGCTTTGGCTCCATGGTGTTCATGATCGCCAACCGCCTGCTCATCCCGCTCGGTCTGCATCATGTTCTGAACTCCATCGCCTGGTTCCAGATCGGGGATTATACCAATGCAGCCGGGGAAGTCGTGCACGGGGACCTAACCCGCTTCTTCAACGGAGACCCTACGGCAGGCATGTTCATGTCTGGATTCTTCCCGATTATGATGTTCGCTCTTCCGGCGGCGGCGCTTGCCTTGATTCATACAGCCCGGCCTGAAAAGCGCAAAATGGTCGCTTCGATCTTTATCGGCGCAGCGGTGGCTTCGTTCTTAACGGGTATTACCGAACCGCTCGAGTTCTCCTTCATGTTCGCTGCGCCTCTGCTGTATGTGGTGCACGCTATTCTTACCGGTGTAGCGGCACTGATCATGTACCTGCTGGATGTTAAGCTGGGCTTCGCCTTCTCCGCAGGTCTGATTGATTACCTCGTGAACATGAAGCTATCGACGAATCCGCTGCTCATGATTCCAGTCGGACTCGCATTTGCGGTCGTCTATTATTTCCTGTTCCGGTTCATGATTCTCAAGTTCAACCTGAAAACGCCGGGACGCGAGGATGACGCTTATGATGCCGATGGCCACACTCATGCTTCCGCCGTGGCAGCGGCGTCTGGCGACACCAAGGCTGGCAAAGTGCTCGCCGAAATCGGTGGAACAGATAATATCGAGAGCATCGATGCTTGCATCACTCGCCTCCGTCTTGTTGTTAAAGACGACAAAGCCGTCAACGACCAGGCCCTCAAACAGCTTGGCGCTTCCGGCATCATGAGGCTTGGTGGCGGAGCTGTACAGGTCATCTTCGGCACCCAGTCCGAAATTCTGAAGGATGAGATTAAGAAACTGATGTAA
- a CDS encoding PTS sugar transporter subunit IIA, with protein sequence MIWKWKNNKSAKTSETISVVSPLTGTCVSLEEVPDEAFAQGLMGPGVAVIPQEGRLVAPIDGTVVHLIKSHHAVMIEHASGLQLLLHIGMNTVSLKGQGFKPQVQTGDQVAVGQTLIEFDLNAIVSAGYPVITPVIVANAAEQPWESHPTYGNVEAGLGTIMKVSLPK encoded by the coding sequence ATGATCTGGAAATGGAAAAACAATAAATCTGCCAAAACATCTGAGACAATATCCGTCGTCTCCCCACTCACCGGAACCTGCGTCAGTTTGGAAGAAGTGCCTGACGAAGCGTTCGCGCAAGGACTAATGGGTCCAGGAGTTGCAGTGATTCCCCAGGAGGGCAGGCTGGTCGCACCTATCGACGGCACTGTGGTGCACCTGATTAAATCGCATCATGCCGTAATGATTGAGCATGCTTCTGGGCTACAGCTGCTGCTGCATATCGGTATGAATACTGTCAGTCTGAAAGGACAGGGCTTCAAACCCCAAGTGCAGACCGGGGATCAGGTCGCTGTCGGTCAGACCCTGATCGAATTTGACCTGAATGCTATCGTTTCGGCTGGTTATCCGGTCATCACCCCTGTCATCGTTGCGAATGCGGCAGAACAGCCGTGGGAGTCACACCCGACGTATGGCAACGTAGAAGCGGGCTTGGGAACTATCATGAAAGTCAGCTTGCCCAAATAA
- a CDS encoding PRD domain-containing protein, translating into MSKGMMLQVERVVGSNIVLARSHQNTKEYVLIGKGLGFAFKVESTIQSDDPRIEKRFRLEDREEWGQAQELMKDLDPNVIDISDRIIRLIADQFPGKLNDKIYLALPSHIQFTLYRIRNGMEILNPFLTETKLSFPKEFEIASEAAAMIGEAFGVEVPEDEAGFLTYHVYSSVNHVPVGQLVKVSNVISKLQSIIEEQGGVRFEQGSLSQARLLIHLRFSMERLYQQPMTAPTFAQYVKNEYPSEYQLARKLSAVMAEDLGTEVPEEETAFLAMHLYRLFQTQAKTNNREDNTQ; encoded by the coding sequence GTGAGTAAAGGAATGATGCTGCAGGTGGAGCGGGTCGTCGGCAGCAATATTGTTCTGGCCCGGTCGCACCAGAATACCAAGGAGTACGTACTGATCGGCAAAGGGTTGGGATTTGCGTTCAAGGTGGAAAGCACCATTCAGTCCGATGATCCGCGGATTGAGAAAAGGTTCCGGCTGGAGGACCGGGAGGAGTGGGGGCAGGCGCAGGAGCTGATGAAGGACTTGGACCCCAATGTCATCGACATCTCTGACCGAATTATCCGTCTCATCGCTGATCAGTTTCCCGGCAAGCTGAATGACAAGATCTACCTTGCTCTTCCAAGTCATATTCAGTTCACCTTATATCGTATCCGCAACGGGATGGAGATTCTGAATCCTTTCCTCACGGAGACAAAGCTCAGTTTTCCGAAAGAATTCGAAATCGCCTCGGAAGCGGCGGCCATGATCGGAGAGGCATTTGGCGTAGAGGTACCGGAGGATGAGGCCGGGTTCCTGACATACCATGTGTACTCCTCCGTGAATCACGTCCCTGTCGGACAGTTGGTTAAGGTATCCAATGTGATCAGCAAGCTTCAGTCCATTATTGAAGAGCAGGGTGGCGTTCGCTTTGAGCAGGGCAGCCTTAGCCAGGCAAGACTCCTGATACACCTGCGCTTCTCCATGGAACGCCTGTATCAGCAGCCGATGACGGCCCCCACTTTCGCACAATATGTGAAAAATGAATATCCGTCCGAATACCAGCTGGCCAGAAAGCTAAGTGCTGTAATGGCCGAGGATTTGGGTACAGAGGTACCCGAGGAAGAAACGGCTTTTCTCGCCATGCATTTATACCGGCTTTTTCAAACCCAAGCCAAAACCAACAACAGAGAGGATAACACACAATGA
- a CDS encoding VOC family protein, giving the protein MVPQRVSLVTIGAMHLPELRSFYQKLGWSETAISSDQYSVFETTGVLLSLYPIQELEKDTGMIFSVSDGLKGTLLAINVDQAEDVDDTIANIRAAGGNVIREPYDAAWGGRIAYFLDPENNCWEVTWNPTAVFDEKGAMITF; this is encoded by the coding sequence ATGGTTCCACAACGAGTGAGTCTGGTCACCATTGGTGCAATGCATCTGCCTGAGCTGCGTTCGTTCTATCAGAAGCTTGGGTGGAGTGAGACCGCAATCAGTTCAGATCAATACAGTGTTTTTGAAACAACAGGTGTATTGCTATCGTTATATCCCATTCAGGAGCTGGAGAAAGATACGGGGATGATATTCAGTGTATCTGATGGGTTGAAAGGAACGCTGCTGGCCATCAATGTGGATCAAGCGGAAGACGTTGATGATACCATTGCGAATATCCGCGCTGCCGGAGGCAATGTAATCAGAGAGCCATATGACGCTGCCTGGGGCGGGAGAATCGCTTATTTCCTGGACCCGGAGAATAACTGCTGGGAAGTCACTTGGAATCCAACCGCCGTATTTGATGAAAAAGGAGCCATGATCACATTTTAG
- a CDS encoding DUF962 domain-containing protein has protein sequence MLNRVRKDLRYYLQEHQDRNNLILHYFAFLSAFAAWIFLFINFKVMLVLALIHYALSWIGHFYFEGNKPAAFRYPHIGFYAGFTWFFIRTIEIITRKEIIHPWINKQD, from the coding sequence ATGTTGAATCGTGTTCGCAAAGATTTGCGTTATTATCTTCAGGAACATCAGGATCGGAACAACCTCATCTTGCATTATTTCGCATTTTTATCGGCGTTTGCGGCTTGGATTTTCTTGTTTATAAATTTTAAAGTCATGCTGGTTCTGGCACTTATCCATTACGCCCTTTCCTGGATTGGGCACTTCTATTTCGAAGGCAACAAACCGGCGGCATTCCGATATCCGCATATCGGTTTTTATGCCGGGTTCACCTGGTTTTTTATCAGGACCATTGAGATCATCACCCGCAAAGAAATCATCCATCCGTGGATCAATAAACAGGACTGA
- a CDS encoding DinB family protein, translated as MSIKLVLLDQLAACHHDKSWFVPLDEMLRDVTATQALSLNDEGQSIWRLVNHLTFWNETWLDRFMKGEVVMDNSINNDETFIINPSQVSEEDWQKSIAQIGATFSRWIQAVEESDDAKLGMTIPSYFNAPWWNVISNLCIHNAYHIGQIMMLRKKVRGEMI; from the coding sequence ATGAGTATCAAATTGGTGCTGTTGGACCAACTCGCTGCCTGTCATCATGACAAGAGCTGGTTTGTGCCGCTGGATGAGATGTTACGTGATGTAACCGCTACGCAGGCCTTATCGCTGAATGATGAGGGGCAATCCATCTGGAGGTTGGTGAATCATCTGACTTTCTGGAATGAAACTTGGTTGGATCGGTTCATGAAGGGTGAAGTGGTTATGGACAATAGCATAAATAATGATGAGACGTTCATTATTAACCCATCCCAGGTAAGTGAAGAAGATTGGCAGAAAAGCATTGCACAGATTGGTGCAACATTTAGTCGTTGGATACAGGCTGTAGAGGAAAGTGATGATGCAAAATTAGGGATGACCATTCCATCGTACTTCAATGCCCCATGGTGGAATGTCATATCCAATCTGTGTATTCATAATGCGTATCATATTGGGCAGATCATGATGCTGAGAAAGAAAGTAAGAGGAGAGATGATATGA
- a CDS encoding cysteine hydrolase family protein: protein MKIGFLIVDMQESIVRDKLDQKAIDRACEYINHVADVLRSSGHVVAHVQDVEGMEDSNSEAYRIISEVDVNEKDLKVTKESSNAFWQTDLEQILKSNGVELLIISGFAAEECVLFTYNGAMERGFRPVMLQNGILSTHSETVISTYRDRNVISYPVVNYLIK, encoded by the coding sequence ATGAAAATAGGTTTTCTGATCGTGGATATGCAAGAGAGTATTGTACGAGATAAGTTAGATCAAAAAGCAATTGACCGCGCTTGTGAATATATCAATCATGTTGCAGACGTGCTTCGTTCGAGCGGCCATGTGGTAGCACATGTACAAGACGTGGAGGGTATGGAGGATTCAAATTCTGAGGCGTATCGTATTATTTCTGAGGTTGATGTGAATGAGAAGGATCTTAAGGTTACGAAGGAGAGCTCCAATGCATTCTGGCAGACAGACTTGGAGCAGATTCTGAAGAGTAACGGTGTAGAGCTGTTGATCATATCGGGATTTGCCGCCGAGGAATGTGTTCTGTTTACTTATAATGGCGCGATGGAGCGAGGATTTAGACCTGTCATGTTGCAAAATGGGATTCTAAGTACGCATTCCGAAACAGTGATCTCAACCTATAGAGACCGGAACGTGATTTCTTATCCTGTAGTTAATTATCTAATCAAATAA
- a CDS encoding GNAT family N-acetyltransferase, with protein MNVQITRIDKSQKELFLNLYNLYLYDLSEFSGEDLLKEGKFDPTNTYLYLERAELHPFFILDEGKVIGFVLVCSPPYVDDDVDYTVQELFLVKKYRGQGLAAQAVDLVFAQFQGRFKVEQLANNQSAVSFWKKYYEHHHIEYVESEYSIEIENIAGSHRILSQTFLRARTN; from the coding sequence ATGAATGTACAGATCACCAGAATCGATAAAAGTCAGAAAGAATTATTTTTAAACTTGTACAACCTTTATCTGTATGATCTTTCTGAATTCTCGGGTGAGGATTTGCTAAAAGAGGGTAAATTCGATCCAACGAATACCTATCTCTATCTGGAACGGGCGGAATTACATCCGTTTTTTATTCTAGATGAAGGAAAGGTAATCGGATTTGTGCTGGTTTGCTCTCCTCCATATGTAGATGATGATGTCGACTATACAGTTCAAGAGCTATTTCTGGTCAAAAAGTATCGTGGACAAGGATTGGCAGCTCAAGCGGTTGATCTGGTGTTTGCACAATTTCAGGGTAGATTCAAAGTGGAGCAATTGGCTAATAACCAATCGGCTGTTTCATTCTGGAAAAAATACTATGAACATCATCACATTGAATATGTAGAGTCGGAGTATAGCATTGAAATTGAAAACATCGCTGGCAGCCATCGGATTCTGTCTCAAACCTTTCTACGTGCAAGAACGAACTAG
- a CDS encoding NUDIX domain-containing protein: MTSRIVVTGGAIIRDHMGRILLQKRSDYGDWGLPGGGMEPGESIEETMIREVKEETGLDVSSYELASIYTGEKMKYTYPDGNEVVFVMFLFNVTAELDGKLDDDQTTLLFKDEQNESLELVFKSLDEIDISTINKVQKPVLVDLMQGELTILR, translated from the coding sequence ATGACAAGCCGAATTGTCGTTACTGGTGGAGCTATTATTCGTGATCATATGGGTAGAATACTGCTGCAAAAAAGATCAGATTATGGCGATTGGGGATTACCTGGTGGTGGTATGGAGCCCGGTGAGAGTATTGAAGAAACTATGATTAGAGAAGTAAAAGAAGAAACGGGTCTTGACGTGAGTTCATATGAACTGGCATCCATCTACACAGGTGAGAAAATGAAATATACATATCCGGATGGTAACGAGGTTGTATTTGTAATGTTCTTGTTCAACGTCACCGCGGAGTTGGATGGGAAACTTGATGATGATCAAACAACCCTTTTATTTAAAGATGAACAGAATGAATCGCTAGAGCTTGTTTTTAAAAGTCTAGATGAAATTGATATTTCCACAATCAACAAGGTACAGAAGCCTGTATTGGTAGATTTGATGCAAGGGGAACTCACAATTCTGCGTTAA
- a CDS encoding zinc dependent phospholipase C family protein has translation MVHFAIASELLSDPTPEFIVGSLAPDSIHVRTNERAEKAKTHLMPEAGRFATDEELRAFFNSNKKRAQSEPKFMQYLCGYISHVYTDRVWTFEIYPAFEEHANGRSIYTQDVTKLEFMILRRGSDGQDLLNKLEAGQAFDLGGLLEQEVYQYRKEKVDFLNNFENEPLDDLNILSMEAIEEFIQTTAQRLRQLFTKWEVF, from the coding sequence ATGGTTCATTTTGCAATCGCATCGGAATTATTATCTGATCCAACCCCTGAATTTATAGTGGGCAGTCTTGCCCCTGACTCCATTCATGTGAGAACGAATGAAAGAGCCGAAAAGGCAAAAACTCATCTTATGCCAGAGGCAGGACGTTTCGCAACAGACGAAGAGCTCAGGGCATTTTTCAATTCAAACAAGAAACGTGCGCAGAGTGAGCCTAAGTTCATGCAATATTTGTGCGGTTACATTTCTCATGTATATACGGATCGGGTTTGGACCTTCGAGATTTATCCCGCATTTGAGGAACATGCCAATGGAAGAAGTATTTATACGCAGGATGTTACGAAGCTGGAATTTATGATTTTGAGAAGAGGGTCTGATGGCCAGGATTTATTGAATAAGCTGGAAGCAGGTCAAGCGTTTGACTTAGGTGGATTGCTGGAGCAAGAGGTGTATCAGTATAGAAAAGAAAAAGTAGACTTTTTGAATAACTTTGAAAATGAGCCCTTAGATGATTTGAACATTTTATCTATGGAAGCTATAGAAGAGTTTATACAAACAACGGCCCAAAGACTTAGACAATTGTTTACAAAGTGGGAGGTATTCTAA
- a CDS encoding GNAT family N-acetyltransferase has product MEKRISLAPYNEKYNQELANFSLSDEQVQFTAMPVNVIEEAFHNPNKYPVVILNDETTVGFFILHKNSEYVEERDTSRTILVRALSITLEHQGNGYALAAMRELPTLVKQLDPKVDEIILAVNEGNIAAQKLYLKAGFLDMGERKMGIKGLQLILQYRMV; this is encoded by the coding sequence ATGGAAAAACGGATTAGCCTCGCCCCATATAATGAGAAGTACAATCAAGAGTTGGCTAATTTTTCGTTAAGTGATGAACAGGTTCAGTTTACTGCAATGCCTGTGAATGTAATTGAGGAAGCCTTCCATAATCCGAACAAATATCCGGTAGTGATTTTAAATGATGAGACTACAGTTGGTTTCTTCATATTACATAAAAATTCTGAATACGTAGAGGAAAGAGATACTTCCCGTACAATACTGGTACGTGCTTTATCCATTACGTTGGAACATCAGGGGAACGGGTATGCATTGGCTGCGATGAGGGAACTTCCTACACTGGTTAAGCAGCTTGATCCGAAGGTCGATGAAATTATTTTAGCTGTGAACGAGGGGAATATTGCAGCACAAAAGCTGTATCTAAAAGCAGGTTTTTTGGATATGGGCGAGCGGAAAATGGGCATCAAAGGTCTTCAACTGATTTTGCAATATAGAATGGTGTAG
- a CDS encoding DUF4188 domain-containing protein, with translation MANIHKGRYSAEIDGEFVVFIIGMRVNRLWAIHKWLPVFKSMGPMIKELYMNPDTGFLGTEFFMSWRGVTLLQYWRSYDELEKYARGGLHLEAWKRFNQSIGADGSVGIYHETYKAQSGSYETIYANMPKFGLAKVSNYVPATGRKETSRRRMGGESDPAVETPKNP, from the coding sequence GTGGCAAACATACACAAGGGAAGATATTCGGCTGAGATCGATGGCGAGTTTGTTGTTTTTATTATTGGAATGAGAGTTAATCGCCTGTGGGCCATACATAAGTGGTTACCTGTTTTTAAATCCATGGGCCCGATGATCAAAGAACTGTATATGAACCCAGATACCGGGTTTCTGGGGACGGAATTTTTTATGAGCTGGCGTGGAGTGACTCTGCTGCAATATTGGAGATCTTATGATGAATTGGAGAAATACGCACGCGGTGGCCTACACTTGGAGGCTTGGAAACGATTTAACCAATCCATTGGAGCGGATGGAAGCGTGGGGATTTATCATGAAACGTACAAAGCTCAATCCGGTTCATATGAGACCATCTATGCGAATATGCCCAAATTCGGGTTGGCTAAAGTGTCTAACTATGTTCCAGCGACAGGCAGGAAAGAAACGTCCAGACGTAGAATGGGTGGAGAGAGTGATCCCGCAGTAGAAACACCAAAGAATCCTTAA
- a CDS encoding immunity protein Imm33 domain-containing protein, giving the protein MMTNAASIQEQIQMCQKYSADYVPSELHHKIGIAWNVKEKLEPIHGMRIQPDGDTTGWYIWAENYSDTDDFFVPLHVTHIDDWDPKIKKYLGLAPGWRFVIAEDYEDVWFDGQLLNRL; this is encoded by the coding sequence ATGATGACAAATGCTGCATCCATCCAGGAACAGATTCAGATGTGCCAGAAATATAGCGCAGACTATGTACCCAGTGAACTGCACCATAAGATCGGAATCGCCTGGAACGTCAAAGAGAAGTTGGAACCGATCCATGGAATGCGTATTCAGCCCGATGGAGATACAACCGGATGGTATATTTGGGCAGAAAATTACTCGGATACAGATGATTTTTTTGTACCTTTACATGTAACACACATCGATGACTGGGACCCAAAAATTAAGAAGTACCTCGGACTTGCGCCGGGATGGCGGTTTGTGATTGCAGAAGATTATGAGGATGTATGGTTTGATGGGCAGTTGCTTAACAGATTATAA
- a CDS encoding HAD family hydrolase, producing MKAIFLDFYGTVVHEDDDILPVIYKQVQATAQVECTTDEIGAYWWKAFSTLFYASHGSQFTTQRMLNVQSLAETLLHFKSDLQAESLNQEQLAHWRNPGIFADSIPFLHSLKIPVYILSNIDTDDVKAAMKAHIIEEAE from the coding sequence ATGAAAGCCATTTTCCTTGATTTCTATGGGACAGTTGTTCATGAAGATGATGACATTCTTCCTGTGATTTATAAACAAGTTCAAGCGACAGCGCAGGTGGAATGTACAACGGATGAGATCGGTGCTTACTGGTGGAAGGCTTTTTCAACATTGTTTTATGCAAGCCACGGCAGCCAGTTTACCACGCAAAGAATGCTGAATGTGCAATCTCTGGCAGAAACGCTTCTCCATTTCAAATCGGATCTACAAGCTGAGTCACTTAATCAGGAACAGTTGGCACATTGGCGTAACCCTGGCATATTTGCTGATTCAATTCCCTTCCTTCATTCTCTTAAAATTCCAGTATATATCCTGTCCAATATCGATACTGATGACGTGAAAGCTGCAATGAAGGCACATATCATTGAAGAGGCGGAGTGA
- a CDS encoding HAD family hydrolase, whose amino-acid sequence MITSEDVRSYKPRSEMFDEAINRYGLQRDEVIHIGDSLVSDVQGAQNAGIKAIWLNRKGKLKPQQITPDYECKDLGEVVHMLEAWI is encoded by the coding sequence GTGATTACCAGTGAGGATGTTCGTTCTTATAAACCAAGGTCAGAGATGTTTGATGAAGCGATCAACAGGTATGGTTTGCAGCGAGATGAGGTGATCCATATAGGCGATTCTCTGGTAAGTGATGTACAAGGAGCGCAAAATGCGGGAATTAAGGCTATCTGGTTGAATCGAAAAGGAAAACTCAAACCGCAACAGATTACACCGGATTATGAGTGCAAAGATCTTGGCGAAGTTGTGCATATGTTGGAGGCTTGGATATGA
- a CDS encoding adenylyl-sulfate kinase: MTKQLILIEGLPGSGKSTIAKMVSEILTEHGKKVQLIQEGNLDHPADYDGVAFYSAEEFRSLVDAQETCKHILESRATAYQEGFLIPYRKMKEEFGVDFPDHVVQEIFSKDIYELPFEQNVKLITEKWRSFTESVISADDDSITIFECCFIQNPLTIGMVKYNQSREENVQYVLELERIVQLLNPLLIYVHQQDLAHTFDKAIQERPKEWSDGFIQYYTNQGWGLAKGYHGVEGTVKVLQARKELETEIYQLLKMDKHWLDNSEYNRAACQEELVKILKVSL, encoded by the coding sequence ATGACAAAACAATTGATACTTATTGAGGGATTACCGGGTTCAGGAAAGTCGACGATTGCCAAGATGGTTTCCGAGATTCTGACTGAGCATGGCAAAAAGGTGCAACTCATCCAGGAAGGGAATCTGGATCACCCTGCTGATTATGATGGTGTGGCCTTTTATTCTGCGGAAGAGTTCAGATCTTTGGTGGATGCTCAGGAGACGTGTAAACATATATTGGAGAGCAGAGCAACAGCCTATCAAGAGGGTTTTCTGATTCCTTATCGCAAAATGAAAGAGGAATTCGGAGTGGATTTCCCCGATCATGTGGTGCAGGAGATATTTAGCAAAGATATTTACGAACTACCTTTTGAACAAAATGTGAAGCTGATCACCGAAAAATGGCGGAGTTTTACCGAAAGCGTGATAAGTGCGGATGATGATTCCATCACCATATTCGAATGTTGTTTCATTCAAAATCCACTGACCATAGGTATGGTGAAATACAATCAATCCAGAGAAGAAAACGTGCAATATGTTTTGGAATTGGAGCGCATCGTTCAACTATTAAATCCGCTATTAATTTATGTACATCAGCAGGATCTTGCGCACACCTTTGACAAGGCAATCCAGGAAAGACCCAAGGAATGGTCAGATGGATTCATACAATACTACACAAATCAAGGATGGGGACTCGCGAAAGGATATCACGGTGTTGAGGGCACGGTGAAGGTTCTTCAGGCAAGAAAAGAGTTGGAGACCGAGATTTATCAGTTACTGAAGATGGACAAACACTGGCTGGACAATTCGGAATATAACCGGGCTGCTTGTCAGGAGGAACTGGTGAAGATCCTGAAAGTTTCACTTTGA